A genome region from Arachis duranensis cultivar V14167 chromosome 8, aradu.V14167.gnm2.J7QH, whole genome shotgun sequence includes the following:
- the LOC107461377 gene encoding uncharacterized protein LOC107461377, with protein sequence MDMRYDGTQDPQEHLTAFEVRMNLEGVGDKVRCRTFPVTLAGPTIRRFNSLPQGSISRFLDISCTFLAQFTTRITKVKHPINLLGVTQRHGEPTRKYLDRFNDECLEIDGLTDSVASLCLTNGLLNEDFRKHLTTKPTWTMQEIQSVAKEYINDEEVSQVMAANKRQPSYNQTCQHDRGERQKEHTRDGGPRKTPMPFSRVEKFTNYIPLPFPS encoded by the coding sequence ATGGACATGAGGTATGATGGAACTCAAGACCCACAGGAACATCTGACGGCCTTCGAGGTCAGAATGAATTTGGAGGGGGTAGGCGACAAAGTCAGGTGTCGCACTTTCCCGGTCACCCTGGCTGGACCCACAATACGGAGGTTTAATAGCCTCCCGCAAGGTTCTATCTCTAGGTTCTTGGACATCAGTTGCACCTTCTTGGCGCAATTCACTACCCGAATTACGAAGGTAAAACACCCGATAAACTTACTCGGGGTGACACAAAGGCACGGTGAGCCGACCAGAAAATACTTGGACCGATTTAACGATGAGTGTTTGGAAATAGATGGCCTAACCGATTCGGTGGCCAGTCTGTGTCTGACGAACGGACTTCTGAATGAGGATTTTAGGAAGCACCTCACCACGAAGCCGACGTGGACGATGCAGGAGATCCAGAGCGTTGCCAAGGAATATATCAACGATGAAGAAGTCAGCCAGGTCATGGCTGCCAACAAGCGGCAGCCCTCCTACAATCAAACCTGCCAGCACGATAGAGGAGAAAGACAGAAAGAACACACTAGAGATGGCGGTCCGAGAAAGACACCCATGCCGTTTTCTCGAGTCGAGAAGTTCACCAATTACATCCCCTTACCGTTCCCATCATAG
- the LOC107461378 gene encoding uncharacterized protein LOC107461378: MRLNPLKCAFAMEAEKFLGFMITQRGVEANPEKCQAILQMKSPGCVKDVQRLSGRLTALSRFLGASAARALPFFNLMKKGIVFEWTLACEEAFKHFKEILATPPVLGKPKVGEPLYLYLAIMEEALVVVLVRKEGKVQQSIYFVSRALQGAELRYIKLEKLPLALLTFSRRLRQYFQGHQVVVRTDQGIRQVLQKPDLAGRMMTWAIELSQYDLRYEPRHAIKAQAMADFLVEVTGDPTEEAGIRWRLHVDGPSNQTSGGTGIILESPFGVIYEQSIKFEFPISNNQAEYEALLGCLILAREVGATRLEVCSDSQVVTSQVNGSYQARDSQLQKYLEKVKELSKQFEEVAVQHFPRERNTRADLLSKLASTKPRVGNRSFIQGMIKEPAVALHLTKIGPSWMDPITNFLENGKLPDDEKKVKALRREAVKYAIIQGQLFKKGLSQPLLKCLHPDQTDYVLREVHEGCCGHHIGGKALARKLIRAEYY, from the coding sequence ATGAGGCTCAACCCACTCAAATGCGCCTTTGCCATGGAAGCAGAAAAATTCCTAGGGTTCATGATAACTCAAAGAGGGGTCGAGGCCAACCCAGAAAAGTGCCAGGCAATACTCCAAATGAAGAGTCCGGGCTGTGTCAAGGATGTGCAGAGGTTGTCAGGCAGACTCACCGCCCTATCCCGTTTCCTTGGAGCATCGGCTGCTAGGGCGCTACCATTTTTCAACCTTATGAAAAAGGGGATAGTGTTTGAATGGACCCTGGCATGTGAGGAAGCATTTAAGCATTTCAAAGAGATCCTCGCAACACCACCCGTGCTCGGGAAGCCCAAGGTCGGAGAACCACTCTACCTATACCTGGCCATAATGGAGGAAGCACTGGTGGTAGTTTTGGTACGGAAAGAAGGGAAGGTTCAACAATCAATTTACTTTGTGAGTAGAGCACTGCAAGGAGCAGAACTGAGATACATCAAATTAGAGAAGCTACCTCTGGCACTGCTAACCTTTTCCCGCAGACTACGGCAATACTTCCAGGGTCACCAAGTGGTCGTGAGAACGGACCAGGGAATCCGCCAAGTGCTCCAGAAACCCGACTTAGCAGGAAGAATGATGACTTGGGCCATCGAGCTATCTCAGTATGATTTGCGATATGAGCCCCGGCATGCGATTAAGGCACAAGCAATGGCAGACTTCTTGGTAGAGGTAACAGGGGATCCGACCGAGGAGGCAGGCATACGGTGGAGGCTCCATGTGGACGGGCCCTCCAACCAAACGTCCGGAGGCACCGGGATCATCTTGGAAAGCCCTTTCGGGGTCATATACGAACAATCAATCAAGTTTGAGTTTCCCATATCGAACAACCAAGCGGAGTACGAGGCCCTCTTGGGCTGCTTGATCCTAGCTCGGGAAGTCGGGGCTACGAGGCTGGAAGTGTGCAGTGACTCACAGGTCGTCACCtcacaagtaaatggaagctaccaagccagagACTCGCAGTTGCAGAAGTACTTGGAGAAGGTCAAGGAGCTGAGCAAACAATTCGAGGAGGTCGCGGTCCAACACTTTCCAAGGGAAAGGAACACACGGGCAGACCTCCTATCTAAGCTAGCAAGCACGAAACCGAGAGTCGGCAACCGGTCCTTTATTCAAGGCATGATAAAAGAACCAGCAGTTGCCCTCCACCTGACAAAGATAGGCCCTTCCTGGATGGACCCCATCACTAATTTCCTAGAAAATGGTAAACTCCCTGACGACGAGAAGAAAGTTAAAGCGTTGAGAAGGGAGGCAGTCAAATATGCGATCATACAAGGCCAACTGTTTAAAAAGGGACTTAGCCAACCCTTACTGAAGTGCCTGCATCCCGACCAAACAGACTACGTGCTCAGAGAGGTCCACGAGGGGTGCTGTGGACACCACATCGGGGGCAAAGCCCTAGCAAGAAAGCTCATCCGAGCTGAATATTACTAG